From Enterococcus mundtii, the proteins below share one genomic window:
- a CDS encoding DUF4828 domain-containing protein, which yields MKKRILYILLAGIATLAGKKVLDHKKKEAQVDHLDKYCGTWSFTDTSQTHHELTIHSDYSFWLDDRSLGTLLVEVTSEKLIVRDQYGFYLTFSYNDMLLYDEANDSAYLLSKKS from the coding sequence ATGAAAAAAAGAATCCTCTATATCCTACTTGCCGGTATCGCAACACTTGCTGGAAAAAAAGTACTTGATCATAAAAAGAAAGAAGCACAGGTCGATCATCTGGATAAATACTGTGGAACTTGGTCATTTACAGATACCAGCCAAACACACCATGAACTGACCATTCATTCTGATTATTCTTTTTGGCTTGATGACCGTTCTTTAGGAACACTATTAGTCGAAGTTACTTCCGAAAAATTGATAGTTAGAGATCAGTACGGCTTTTACCTAACGTTTTCTTACAACGACATGTTACTGTACGATGAAGCAAACGATTCCGCTTATTTGTTATCAAAAAAATCATGA
- the sfsA gene encoding DNA/RNA nuclease SfsA, producing MEYQDVEIAYFIERPNRFISFCLNKKGEVVKTHVKNTGRGKELLLPGAEVALVHIPGTKRKTAYDLIAVKKEQQWFNIDSQLPNRLAVDGILDGTIHLPNLNGDIVFYKREVTFGKSKFDIYLETSCGQKAFVEVKGMTLENKAIGAFPDAPTIRGLKHVNELIRAHQEGYEAYILFIAQFEHLHQATIHEQMQPELATAFRLAQQAGVQVIVYNCQVTEKQVVLKQAIPFDLNTVFEDPNL from the coding sequence TTGGAGTACCAAGATGTTGAAATTGCTTACTTCATTGAAAGACCAAATCGCTTTATTTCTTTTTGTTTGAACAAAAAAGGAGAAGTAGTCAAAACCCATGTTAAGAATACAGGTAGAGGCAAAGAGTTATTGCTTCCTGGTGCAGAGGTGGCGTTAGTACACATTCCTGGAACAAAGCGTAAAACTGCGTATGATCTGATTGCTGTTAAAAAAGAGCAGCAGTGGTTCAATATCGATAGTCAGTTACCAAACCGATTAGCGGTTGATGGGATTTTAGATGGGACGATCCACTTACCAAATTTAAATGGTGATATTGTGTTCTACAAACGTGAAGTGACCTTTGGCAAGTCTAAATTCGATATTTATTTAGAAACAAGTTGCGGACAAAAAGCATTTGTAGAAGTCAAAGGGATGACTCTGGAAAACAAAGCAATAGGTGCTTTTCCCGATGCACCGACCATTCGTGGACTTAAACACGTCAATGAATTGATCCGCGCGCATCAAGAAGGCTATGAGGCCTATATTCTTTTTATTGCACAATTTGAACACTTGCATCAAGCAACGATCCATGAGCAGATGCAACCAGAATTAGCCACTGCTTTTCGTTTGGCTCAGCAAGCAGGTGTTCAAGTAATCGTATATAATTGTCAAGTAACAGAAAAACAAGTGGTATTGAAACAAGCAATCCCATTTGACCTAAATACAGTTTTTGAAGATCCTAATTTATAG
- the zwf gene encoding glucose-6-phosphate dehydrogenase, whose translation MMNEKNVLFTIFGGTGDLAQRKLYPSLFRLYKKGNLSEHFAVIGTARRPWSDEHYREVVKGTIETLNPSAEEAERFASHFYYQSHDVNDSSHYQTLKELSDRLDEKYHLNGNRMYYLAMAPQFFGTIVSHLKSQKIITETGFNRLIIEKPFGSDFHSAFELNEKIRQAFPEDDIFRIDHYLGKEMIQNISAIRFANNIFESQWNNRYIDNIQITFGESLGVEDRGGYYDHSGALKDMVQNHILQVLALLAMEPPVAFSEKEIRSEKIKALKAIRIYEKKEVLENFVRGQYAAGQLDDQTFKGYREEDNVDPQSTTETFVAGKFTIDNFRWSGVPFYVRTGKRLTEKGTRINIVFKQVPVNVFKTSIDEPCNDPTLPPNVLTIYIQPTEGFSFTLNGKKVGQGFATDPIKLEYRNSAEMVENSPEAYEKLMLDALNGDSTNFSHWEEVAQSWHIVDVIRQVWDQVQPDFPNYKAGSMGPEAAFELLEKDGFEWIWQPDHWYRERGKLD comes from the coding sequence ATAATGAATGAAAAAAACGTATTATTTACTATATTTGGCGGTACAGGAGATTTAGCACAACGTAAATTGTATCCTTCACTTTTTCGTTTATACAAAAAAGGTAACTTGAGTGAACATTTTGCTGTGATCGGTACAGCACGTCGTCCTTGGAGTGATGAACACTATCGTGAAGTGGTTAAAGGAACAATCGAAACATTAAATCCTTCTGCCGAAGAAGCCGAACGATTTGCTAGCCATTTTTATTATCAATCTCATGATGTCAATGATTCTTCTCATTACCAAACATTAAAAGAATTATCTGATCGTTTAGATGAAAAATACCACTTGAATGGTAATCGAATGTACTATTTAGCTATGGCTCCTCAATTTTTCGGCACGATCGTTTCACATTTGAAATCTCAGAAAATCATCACTGAAACTGGCTTCAACCGATTGATTATCGAAAAACCTTTTGGTTCTGATTTCCATTCTGCATTTGAATTGAATGAAAAAATTCGACAAGCCTTTCCAGAAGACGATATTTTCCGTATCGACCATTACTTAGGTAAAGAAATGATTCAAAATATCTCTGCGATTCGCTTTGCCAATAATATTTTTGAGTCTCAATGGAACAATCGTTACATCGACAACATCCAGATCACTTTTGGTGAAAGTTTAGGTGTCGAAGATCGTGGCGGCTACTATGACCACAGCGGTGCGTTAAAAGACATGGTCCAAAATCATATCCTTCAAGTATTAGCATTACTCGCGATGGAACCGCCTGTTGCCTTTTCCGAAAAAGAAATCAGATCAGAAAAAATCAAAGCGTTAAAAGCTATTCGTATTTATGAAAAAAAAGAAGTCTTAGAAAATTTTGTACGTGGGCAATATGCTGCAGGTCAATTAGATGATCAGACATTCAAAGGCTACCGTGAAGAAGACAACGTTGATCCACAATCGACAACTGAAACATTTGTTGCTGGAAAATTTACGATCGATAATTTCCGTTGGTCTGGCGTACCGTTTTATGTACGTACTGGGAAACGTCTTACTGAAAAAGGTACACGAATCAATATTGTCTTTAAACAAGTACCTGTCAATGTATTTAAAACATCGATCGACGAACCTTGTAATGATCCAACGTTACCACCAAATGTTTTGACTATCTATATTCAACCAACAGAAGGTTTTTCATTTACATTAAATGGAAAAAAAGTTGGTCAAGGCTTCGCCACCGATCCAATCAAACTGGAATATCGCAATAGTGCTGAAATGGTCGAAAATAGTCCTGAAGCGTATGAAAAGCTTATGTTAGATGCATTGAACGGTGATAGCACCAACTTCTCTCATTGGGAAGAAGTCGCACAATCTTGGCATATCGTTGACGTGATCCGCCAAGTTTGGGATCAAGTACAACCAGATTTCCCAAATTATAAAGCTGGTTCTATGGGTCCTGAAGCAGCATTCGAGCTTTTAGAAAAAGACGGTTTCGAATGGATCTGGCAACCAGATCATTGGTACCGTGAACGCGGTAAATTGGATTAG
- the ileS gene encoding isoleucine--tRNA ligase → MKMKETLQLGKTSFPMRGNLPNREGEWQKEWEENQIYQQRQALNEGKPSFILHDGPPYANGNIHLGHSLNKISKDIIIRSKSMSGFRAPYVPGWDTHGLPIEQVLTNKGIKRKEMTMAEYLEKCREYALSQVDKQREDFKRLGVAGDWENPYVTLDPSYEAAQIRVFGKMAEKGYIYKGLKPIYWSPSSESSLAEAEIEYKDVKSPSIYVAFTVKDGKGLLEEDTAFVIWTTTPWTLPANQGIAVNPTFTYVLVEADGRKFVVAKDLMETVQQAIGWETVVVLKEFAGQEMEYMTATHPFYDRESLVILGDHVTLDAGTGLVHTAPGHGEDDYIAGNRYKLPVVSPVDSKGVFTDEAPGFEGIFYDKANPMITDLLQEKGALLKLDFFTHSYPHDWRTKKPVIYRATPQWFASINDFRQNILDEVEKVDWIIPWGKTRLYNMVRDRGDWVISRQRAWGVPLPIFYAENGEAIITPETIEHVAELFAAHGSIIWFEKEAKDLLPEGFTHPGSPNGEFTKETDIMDVWFDSGSSHEAVLRQRPELSFPADMYLEGSDQYRGWFNSSITTSVAINGVAPYKSVLSQGFTLDGEGRKMSKSLGNTIVPDKVIKQFGADILRLWVSSVDYEADVRVSMDILGQVAEVYRKIRNTMRFLLANTDDFDPKKDAVAYEDRRSVDKYMTVRLNQVIKEIREEGYDKYNFMQIYRTVMNFLTVDLSSFYLDFAKDVVYIEAENDHQRRCMQTVFYETAVSLTKLLTPIIPHTTEEIWSFLKEEEAYVQLSELPGYVEYANQDELLDTWAAFMDFRDKVLKALEEARNSKLIGKSLEAKLTIYPNQQVNQLLTAVAADIPQLLIVSPDYFTIMPENTEAPENALVFDDVAILVEKAEGETCDRCRQIRKDVGTDEKLPHLCGRCAQLVEEFYPEAVAEGFE, encoded by the coding sequence ATGAAAATGAAAGAAACCTTGCAACTAGGAAAAACAAGTTTTCCTATGCGTGGGAATTTGCCGAACCGTGAAGGTGAGTGGCAAAAAGAATGGGAAGAAAATCAAATCTATCAACAAAGACAAGCGTTGAATGAAGGCAAACCAAGCTTTATTCTTCATGATGGTCCTCCGTATGCAAACGGAAATATCCATTTAGGGCATTCTTTAAACAAAATTAGTAAAGATATCATCATCCGTTCAAAATCAATGTCTGGTTTTCGTGCGCCGTACGTTCCCGGTTGGGATACGCATGGCTTGCCGATTGAGCAAGTCTTGACGAACAAAGGAATCAAAAGAAAAGAAATGACGATGGCTGAATACTTGGAAAAATGTCGTGAATACGCCCTTTCACAAGTAGACAAACAACGGGAAGACTTTAAACGTTTAGGTGTTGCTGGTGATTGGGAAAATCCTTATGTCACTTTAGATCCTTCCTATGAAGCTGCACAGATCCGTGTGTTTGGTAAAATGGCTGAAAAAGGGTATATCTACAAAGGATTAAAACCAATTTACTGGTCACCATCTAGTGAATCCTCATTAGCTGAAGCTGAAATTGAATATAAAGATGTCAAATCTCCTTCTATCTATGTCGCTTTCACTGTGAAGGATGGCAAAGGTCTTTTAGAAGAAGATACTGCTTTCGTTATTTGGACAACGACACCATGGACATTGCCAGCTAACCAAGGGATTGCTGTAAACCCAACATTTACGTATGTCTTAGTAGAAGCTGATGGTCGCAAATTTGTTGTTGCCAAAGATTTGATGGAAACGGTGCAACAGGCAATTGGCTGGGAAACAGTCGTAGTCTTAAAAGAATTTGCAGGACAAGAGATGGAATACATGACAGCGACACATCCATTCTATGATCGTGAATCTTTAGTGATCTTAGGAGATCACGTGACCTTGGATGCAGGTACTGGATTAGTCCACACCGCACCTGGACACGGGGAAGATGACTATATTGCAGGAAATCGTTACAAATTACCTGTGGTTTCGCCAGTTGATTCTAAAGGTGTATTTACGGATGAAGCACCTGGATTTGAAGGAATCTTTTATGACAAAGCAAATCCAATGATCACGGATCTATTACAAGAAAAAGGTGCCTTGTTGAAATTGGATTTCTTCACCCATAGTTACCCACATGACTGGCGTACTAAAAAACCTGTCATTTATCGTGCAACACCACAATGGTTTGCTTCAATCAATGATTTCCGCCAAAATATTCTTGATGAAGTGGAAAAAGTTGATTGGATCATTCCATGGGGAAAAACACGTCTTTACAATATGGTACGTGATCGCGGCGATTGGGTCATCTCACGCCAACGTGCTTGGGGCGTCCCACTACCAATTTTTTATGCTGAAAATGGCGAAGCGATCATTACACCTGAGACTATTGAACATGTCGCTGAATTATTTGCGGCCCATGGCTCAATCATTTGGTTTGAAAAAGAAGCGAAGGACTTACTACCTGAAGGCTTTACGCATCCAGGATCGCCAAATGGCGAATTCACTAAAGAAACAGATATCATGGACGTCTGGTTTGATTCAGGTTCTTCTCATGAAGCTGTTTTACGTCAACGCCCTGAGTTATCTTTCCCAGCAGATATGTATCTTGAAGGTTCAGATCAATATCGTGGTTGGTTCAATTCAAGTATCACTACAAGTGTAGCGATCAATGGTGTTGCGCCATACAAATCAGTTTTATCCCAAGGCTTCACGTTAGATGGCGAAGGTCGAAAAATGAGTAAATCATTAGGCAATACGATCGTTCCAGATAAAGTGATCAAACAATTTGGTGCGGATATTCTACGTCTATGGGTATCTAGTGTGGACTACGAAGCAGATGTTCGTGTGTCTATGGATATTTTAGGACAAGTTGCTGAAGTTTATCGGAAAATCCGAAATACGATGCGTTTCCTATTAGCAAATACGGATGATTTTGACCCTAAGAAAGATGCAGTAGCGTATGAAGATCGTCGTTCAGTTGATAAATATATGACAGTTCGTTTAAATCAAGTCATCAAAGAAATTCGTGAAGAAGGATATGATAAGTATAACTTTATGCAAATCTATCGCACAGTGATGAATTTCTTAACAGTTGATCTTTCTTCTTTCTATCTTGATTTTGCAAAAGATGTTGTTTATATTGAAGCAGAAAATGATCATCAACGTCGTTGTATGCAAACTGTTTTTTACGAAACAGCTGTTTCATTAACAAAATTATTGACACCAATCATTCCTCATACAACAGAGGAAATCTGGTCATTCTTAAAAGAAGAAGAAGCTTATGTTCAATTAAGTGAGCTACCAGGATATGTTGAATATGCGAACCAAGATGAGTTGTTAGATACATGGGCGGCCTTCATGGATTTCCGTGATAAAGTCTTAAAAGCACTAGAAGAAGCAAGAAATAGTAAATTGATCGGAAAATCATTAGAAGCAAAATTAACGATCTATCCGAATCAACAAGTGAATCAATTATTGACAGCAGTTGCTGCTGACATTCCTCAGTTATTGATCGTCTCACCAGACTACTTTACGATTATGCCAGAAAACACTGAAGCGCCTGAAAATGCTTTAGTCTTTGATGATGTAGCGATTTTAGTCGAAAAAGCAGAAGGTGAAACGTGTGATCGTTGCCGTCAAATCCGTAAAGATGTTGGAACTGATGAAAAATTACCACACTTATGCGGACGTTGCGCACAACTTGTTGAAGAATTCTATCCAGAAGCAGTCGCAGAAGGTTTTGAATAA
- a CDS encoding DEAD/DEAH box helicase: MTDFVKHFPTNWQNKWEEKGFTVPSFIQQEVFTDLKEGKSLIAVSPTGSGKTLAYLWPLLLNVKKGEASTLLILASSQELAIQVAEVTREWAKDLAISIQSVVGGANVKRQIEGLKKKPEVLVGTPGRVLELMKQKKIKAHQIKTIVFDEADQLFDEGNRPFIDQIVHQAPTDYQLAFFSATADRSIQQIESLTKQSLKVVDVTKMDDSRKGLSHYFIRVPARKTEDYLRRLAHVEGFQGLVFFNQLSELGMMEEKMSYRGIRVASLASDQNKLLRKAALTQFKEGKISMLLSTDVAARGLDIAELPYVVNVDVPMTEETYLHRAGRTGRMGQQGQVITFVNEHTLRDLKKIARQTETELTELFIYGGGLQTEAPEKAPTKMLPKKKELGKKEASETVTKKVASSPKTKHKNKHKKDKNKGARRK; encoded by the coding sequence ATGACTGATTTTGTAAAACATTTTCCAACTAATTGGCAAAACAAATGGGAAGAAAAAGGGTTCACTGTCCCATCGTTTATCCAACAAGAAGTATTCACTGACTTAAAAGAAGGTAAAAGCTTGATTGCTGTTTCTCCAACCGGTTCTGGTAAGACCTTAGCTTATCTATGGCCCTTGCTATTGAATGTGAAAAAAGGTGAGGCAAGTACTTTGTTGATCCTTGCTTCTTCTCAAGAATTGGCGATCCAAGTTGCAGAGGTCACTAGAGAATGGGCAAAAGATTTAGCAATCTCTATCCAATCTGTTGTGGGCGGCGCAAATGTCAAACGCCAAATCGAAGGGCTAAAAAAGAAACCGGAAGTATTGGTAGGCACACCAGGTCGTGTATTAGAGTTGATGAAACAAAAAAAAATAAAGGCTCATCAAATCAAAACAATCGTATTTGACGAGGCAGATCAACTTTTTGATGAAGGAAATCGACCATTTATTGATCAAATCGTTCATCAAGCGCCCACGGACTACCAGTTAGCTTTCTTTTCAGCAACAGCCGATCGTTCCATCCAGCAAATCGAATCATTGACAAAACAATCGCTGAAAGTGGTCGACGTTACAAAAATGGATGATTCAAGGAAAGGACTTAGTCACTATTTTATACGTGTCCCTGCTCGAAAAACAGAGGACTATCTAAGACGATTAGCGCATGTGGAAGGTTTCCAAGGTCTTGTTTTTTTCAACCAGTTAAGTGAGTTAGGCATGATGGAAGAAAAAATGAGTTATCGAGGAATCCGCGTGGCGAGTTTAGCATCTGACCAAAACAAGCTATTACGCAAAGCGGCATTAACTCAATTCAAAGAAGGCAAAATCAGCATGTTGTTATCAACGGATGTAGCTGCTCGTGGGCTAGATATCGCTGAACTTCCTTATGTTGTCAATGTCGACGTGCCAATGACAGAAGAAACATATTTGCATCGTGCAGGTAGAACTGGTCGAATGGGGCAACAAGGACAAGTCATCACCTTTGTGAATGAACATACACTAAGAGATTTAAAAAAAATTGCTCGACAAACAGAAACAGAACTCACTGAATTATTTATTTATGGGGGAGGCTTACAGACAGAAGCCCCTGAAAAAGCCCCAACAAAAATGCTCCCAAAAAAGAAAGAATTAGGAAAAAAAGAAGCAAGTGAAACAGTAACAAAAAAAGTTGCTTCTTCTCCGAAAACAAAACACAAAAACAAGCATAAAAAAGATAAAAATAAAGGAGCAAGGCGCAAATAA
- a CDS encoding Gfo/Idh/MocA family protein, protein MIHLGIIGTNWITHQFVQAALATRKYELTAVYSRHLEKAQQFGAEYEGDIAFATDLTVFFELEHMDTVYIASPNSLHFQHAKQAILAGKNVIVEKPAFSTPKEMEEIIHLANQEKVFFFEAARNIHEAGFKKIAEFLPLKDEIIGANFSYMKYSSRYDQVLDGEEPNIFSPRFSGGAMMDLGVYLVYAAVGWFGKPQEVHYFPRKIATGVDGLGWGILRYATFDVAIQPGKIGDSYLPSEIYFNSGTVIMNGVNAIEQAEYHDRNHEQIEKLEIVASENPMSEEAEDFANVIMNPKDPQWGLQYEEWVELARNVNQVVYDLRISGGIEFDADKEGTE, encoded by the coding sequence ATGATCCATTTAGGTATAATCGGCACAAATTGGATTACCCATCAATTTGTTCAAGCAGCATTAGCGACACGTAAGTATGAATTAACAGCTGTTTATTCAAGACATTTAGAAAAGGCGCAACAATTTGGCGCAGAATATGAAGGCGATATCGCATTCGCAACAGATTTAACTGTTTTTTTTGAGTTAGAACATATGGATACCGTCTATATTGCTTCGCCAAACAGTTTGCATTTTCAACATGCGAAGCAAGCAATTTTGGCTGGAAAAAATGTAATTGTAGAAAAACCGGCATTTAGTACGCCAAAAGAAATGGAAGAAATCATTCATTTAGCCAATCAAGAGAAAGTCTTTTTCTTTGAAGCCGCGCGAAATATCCATGAAGCTGGGTTTAAAAAAATTGCTGAATTTTTACCTTTGAAAGATGAGATCATTGGCGCGAATTTCAGCTATATGAAATATTCTTCTCGTTATGATCAAGTGTTAGATGGGGAAGAACCGAATATTTTCTCTCCGCGTTTTTCAGGTGGCGCAATGATGGATCTCGGCGTTTACCTCGTTTATGCAGCTGTAGGTTGGTTTGGCAAGCCGCAAGAAGTTCATTATTTCCCTAGAAAAATAGCCACAGGCGTTGATGGATTAGGTTGGGGAATTTTAAGATATGCTACTTTTGATGTGGCAATCCAACCGGGCAAGATCGGTGATTCGTATCTACCTTCTGAGATTTATTTCAATAGTGGAACAGTGATCATGAATGGCGTCAATGCAATTGAGCAAGCAGAATACCATGATCGTAACCACGAACAAATCGAAAAATTAGAGATCGTTGCTTCTGAAAATCCAATGAGTGAAGAGGCAGAAGATTTTGCGAATGTGATCATGAATCCTAAAGATCCACAATGGGGATTACAGTATGAAGAATGGGTCGAACTTGCACGAAACGTGAATCAAGTCGTTTATGATTTGCGAATCAGTGGAGGGATCGAATTCGATGCAGATAAAGAGGGAACTGAGTAA
- a CDS encoding metal-dependent transcriptional regulator: protein MTPNREDYLKIILELGGDTTKVNNKQIVSSLAVSPASVSEMISKLVKEKLVEHSPYQGVQLTDSGLIKASSLIRKHRLWEVFLVEHLDYNWNEVHDDAEVLEHVTSEQLADHLESYLNHPKHCPHGGIIPEKEQVVHEERRQTLESYPVGTKIRIARVLDEKELLDYLVTIDVNIDETYEITDVAAYEGPITIQNKTKKIPVSFKAASTIFVDKL from the coding sequence ATGACACCAAACCGAGAAGATTATTTAAAAATCATTCTGGAATTAGGCGGTGACACAACTAAAGTCAACAATAAACAAATCGTTTCTAGCCTAGCAGTGTCACCTGCTTCAGTAAGCGAAATGATTTCTAAACTCGTCAAAGAAAAACTAGTCGAACACTCTCCTTACCAAGGTGTACAATTGACTGATAGTGGACTGATAAAAGCAAGTAGCCTGATACGTAAACATCGATTATGGGAAGTTTTTTTAGTCGAACATTTAGATTACAACTGGAATGAAGTCCATGACGATGCAGAAGTACTTGAGCATGTGACTTCTGAACAACTTGCGGATCATTTAGAAAGTTATTTAAATCATCCTAAACATTGTCCTCACGGAGGCATTATTCCTGAAAAAGAACAGGTTGTCCATGAAGAGCGTCGTCAAACACTTGAATCCTATCCAGTCGGTACAAAAATTCGGATCGCTCGTGTCCTTGATGAAAAGGAATTATTAGACTATTTAGTCACAATCGATGTCAATATTGATGAAACTTATGAAATCACTGATGTAGCGGCCTATGAAGGACCAATCACCATCCAAAATAAAACCAAAAAAATTCCTGTCAGCTTTAAAGCCGCCAGCACAATTTTTGTCGATAAACTGTAA